In the genome of Raphanus sativus cultivar WK10039 chromosome 4, ASM80110v3, whole genome shotgun sequence, one region contains:
- the LOC130511790 gene encoding uncharacterized protein LOC130511790, whose protein sequence is MRPLDETETTVVFEKIFKFVGNNLKNIVENPSHEGPESEPGRYCFRLQKSRVYYVSESLVKRATNISRKSLVSLGTCIGKYTHAGSFHLTIMSLNLLAANAKHKVWLKPTSEMSFLYGNHVLKGGLGRITDSIVPGDGVVVFSMSDVPLGFGIAAKSTQDCRKLDPNGIVVLHQADIGEYLRDEDEL, encoded by the coding sequence ATGAGGCCTTTAGACGAGACCGAGACGACCGTAGTCTTCGAGAAGATCTTCAAATTCGTGGGCAACAACCTCAAGAACATCGTCGAGAACCCATCCCACGAAGGACCCGAATCAGAGCCCGGCCGCTACTGCTTCCGCCTCCAGAAGAGCAGAGTCTACTACGTCAGCGAGTCCCTCGTGAAGCGAGCCACCAACATCTCCCGCAAAAGCCTCGTCTCCCTCGGGACCTGCATCGGGAAGTACACACACGCGGGGAGCTTCCACCTGACGATCATGTCGCTCAACCTCCTGGCGGCGAACGCGAAGCACAAGGTGTGGCTGAAACCCACCTCGGAGATGTCGTTTCTCTACGGAAACCACGTCTTGAAAGGAGGGTTGGGGAGGATTACCGATAGCATTGTCCCTGGGGATGGGGTTGTGGTGTTCTCGATGTCTGATGTTCCGTTGGGGTTTGGGATCGCGGCGAAGAGTACGCAGGATTGTCGGAAGTTGGATCCGAATGGTATCGTTGTGCTTCATCAGGCGGATATTGGAGAGTATTTGAGGGATGAAGACGAGCTTTGA